Proteins encoded in a region of the Photobacterium angustum genome:
- the pgl gene encoding 6-phosphogluconolactonase has protein sequence MINYRVFETPQDVVVSLADTMMAMSKQVKPVHISLSGGSTPKLLFKTLAQAPYAKDVNWSNLHFWWGDERCVEPTDPESNFGEANELLFQQIDIPAGNIHRIKGEDDPAVEVVRFAEEMDAEIPHKNGLPAFDWILLGMGTDGHTASLFPNQTDFDDPELSVIATHPDSGQKRISKTARLLENADRITYLVLGESKAEVLQEINNTPAEALAYPAAKIKAVNGKTEWFLDSAAAKLLAQGE, from the coding sequence ATGATTAATTATCGCGTATTTGAAACACCGCAGGATGTTGTCGTTTCATTAGCTGACACCATGATGGCAATGAGCAAGCAGGTGAAGCCTGTCCATATATCGCTTTCTGGTGGTAGTACACCAAAACTGTTGTTTAAAACATTAGCGCAAGCACCTTATGCGAAAGATGTTAATTGGAGCAACTTACACTTTTGGTGGGGCGATGAGCGTTGTGTTGAGCCAACCGATCCGGAAAGTAATTTCGGTGAAGCAAACGAGTTATTGTTCCAACAAATCGATATTCCAGCCGGCAATATTCACCGTATTAAAGGTGAAGATGATCCTGCTGTAGAAGTGGTTCGATTTGCAGAGGAAATGGATGCAGAAATTCCACATAAAAATGGGTTGCCTGCATTTGATTGGATTTTATTGGGTATGGGAACTGATGGTCATACTGCATCATTATTCCCAAACCAAACAGACTTTGACGATCCTGAGCTTTCTGTGATTGCAACACATCCAGATAGCGGTCAAAAACGCATTTCAAAAACAGCGCGCTTACTTGAAAATGCGGATCGTATTACCTACCTCGTGTTAGGTGAAAGCAAAGCTGAAGTATTGCAAGAAATTAATAATACGCCTGCAGAAGCTCTTGCTTATCCTGCAGCGAAAATTAAAGCCGTAAATGGCAAAACAGAATGGTTTTTAGATTCAGCAGCGGCAAAACTGCTGGCGCAAGGAGAATAA
- the gnd gene encoding decarboxylating NADP(+)-dependent phosphogluconate dehydrogenase — translation MKGDIGVIGLAVMGQNLILNMNDHGFNVVAYNRTVAKVEEFLEGPAKGTNIVGATSLEDLVAKLEAPRKVMLMVRAGDVVDAFIDQLIPLLDEGDIIIDGGNTNYPDTNRRVAHCREKGIYFIGTGVSGGEEGARFGPSIMPGGAAEAWEAVKPIFQGISAKTDAGEPCCDWVGNDGAGHFVKMVHNGIEYGDMQLITEAYQFMKDGLGMSADEMQAVFADWNKTELDSYLVEITADILGYKDEDGEALVEKILDTAGQKGTGKWTGINALDLGIPLTLISESVFSRCLSALKDQRVEAATLFGKTITPVEGDKQEWVDALRQALLASKIISYAQGFMLMREASNENGWDLNYGNVALMWRGGCIIRSAFLGNIRDAYEANPDIAFLGSDEYFKNILQGSLAAWRKVAAKSLESGIPMPCTISALSFLDGYTTARLPANLLQAQRDYFGAHTYERTDRPRGEFFHTNWTGTGGNTASTTYDV, via the coding sequence ATGAAAGGCGATATCGGTGTAATTGGCTTGGCAGTAATGGGCCAAAACCTGATTCTAAACATGAATGACCACGGCTTTAACGTTGTTGCTTACAACCGTACTGTAGCAAAAGTGGAAGAATTCCTTGAAGGTCCAGCAAAAGGCACAAACATCGTTGGCGCAACATCTCTTGAAGATCTTGTTGCTAAGTTAGAAGCACCACGTAAAGTGATGCTAATGGTTCGTGCTGGTGATGTTGTTGATGCATTCATTGATCAACTAATTCCACTATTGGATGAAGGCGATATCATTATCGACGGTGGTAACACTAACTACCCAGATACTAACCGTCGCGTAGCGCATTGCCGTGAGAAAGGCATCTACTTCATCGGTACTGGTGTATCTGGTGGTGAAGAAGGCGCTCGTTTCGGTCCTTCAATCATGCCTGGAGGCGCAGCTGAAGCTTGGGAAGCGGTTAAGCCTATCTTCCAAGGTATCTCTGCAAAAACTGATGCAGGTGAGCCTTGTTGTGACTGGGTTGGTAACGACGGTGCTGGCCACTTTGTTAAGATGGTTCATAACGGTATTGAATACGGTGACATGCAGCTTATCACTGAAGCATACCAGTTCATGAAAGATGGTCTAGGTATGAGTGCTGATGAGATGCAAGCAGTATTCGCTGACTGGAACAAAACTGAGCTAGACAGCTATCTAGTTGAAATCACAGCTGATATTCTTGGCTACAAAGATGAAGATGGTGAAGCACTAGTTGAGAAGATCCTAGACACTGCTGGCCAAAAAGGTACGGGTAAGTGGACTGGTATCAACGCACTAGACCTAGGTATTCCACTAACGCTTATCTCTGAGTCTGTATTCTCTCGTTGCCTGTCTGCACTTAAAGACCAACGTGTTGAAGCTGCAACTTTATTCGGCAAGACAATCACGCCAGTTGAAGGTGATAAGCAAGAGTGGGTTGATGCACTACGTCAAGCACTACTAGCATCTAAGATCATCTCTTACGCGCAAGGTTTCATGCTAATGCGTGAAGCATCGAACGAAAACGGTTGGGATCTAAACTACGGTAACGTAGCACTAATGTGGCGTGGTGGTTGTATCATCCGCTCTGCGTTCCTAGGCAACATCCGTGATGCGTATGAAGCGAACCCAGATATCGCATTCCTAGGTTCTGATGAGTACTTCAAAAACATTCTACAAGGTAGCTTAGCAGCATGGCGTAAAGTAGCAGCGAAATCTCTAGAGTCTGGCATTCCAATGCCATGTACGATTTCTGCGCTATCTTTCCTAGACGGTTACACAACAGCTCGTCTACCAGCTAACTTGCTTCAAGCTCAACGTGACTACTTCGGCGCTCACACTTACGAGCGTACTGACCGTCCACGTGGTGAGTTCTTCCACACAAACTGGACTGGTACAGGCGGCAACACTGCTTCTACTACTTACGATGTTTAA